A window of Zalophus californianus isolate mZalCal1 chromosome 17, mZalCal1.pri.v2, whole genome shotgun sequence genomic DNA:
TAAAGAGCAGGGGGTGCTTTGGGGATGGGTCAAGATCTGCTTTTAAGCCAGAGGACTGAAAGGGGGGGTGACAGGTGGAGAAGCCGCGTCTAGACCCGCAGGGGGCAGGGTTTGATGGGTTGGAAGCGGGGCTTGGGGTAGAAGGGTGACTTGATCCAGTAAGAGCGAATTTTAGACCAGCGAGGGGAGGGCCTAGACTAGATAACCAGTCTGGATTGATATCCTGAAAGGAAGAGTTTAGATCTACAAGGGACCGAGCCTAGAGAATCAGAGCGGAATTACCATATTAACAGTTTAAACGAGTGTAGGACTCAGGAGAAAACCCAGGTTTATAACGTTAAGGATTGAGTTAGACTAGTCAGGGTAGGGCCCGGAAACCCAGGCCGGGATTACGTCATCACGGGCAGGGTTTAGACCAGACCAAACAGGGTCTGGACCAACTGAGGCCAGGTTTAGACCAGACTAGTGGAGGTGGGGCCGGAGCTAGCTGGGAGTGGGGCTTCGACCCTCTAGGGGTGGGGCCTAGATCAACTGGGAAGGAATTTAGACCGTCTGTGACTAGGTCTGGGCCAGCCAGGGCCTGGACCACTGGGGCGTGATCCAGACTAGGTTTTCTTGGGGGCAGGGCCCCACCTGGGACGGGACAAGGACCACTCGGGGCGGGACACGGAGCACTTGGGGGCGGGGCCTAGGGCCCTCCACCCGTGGGTGGAGCTTAGACCAGCaaggggtggggcctgggccagCTCGGAAGGCATTTAGACCGCTTGAGGTGGGACAGGGACCATCCAGGCCGGGACATGGAGCATTTGGGGCAGGGCCTAGACCACCCAGGGGTGGAGCCTAGACCAGGGCGGTGCGGGGCCTGGGCCAGCTGGGGAGGAGTTTAGAGCACCTGAGAGGGGACAGGGATCATTTGGGGCGGGGCTTATGCCACTTAGGAGTGGAGATTAGACCGGcgtggggcggggcctgggccaGCTCGGAAGTTTAGACCACCTGGAACCGGACAGGATCGTTTGGGGCGGTGCCTAGACCACCCGGGGGTGGAGCTTAGACCAGCGTGGGGCGGGGCCTAGGCCAGCTCGGGAGGAGTTTAGAGCTTTGGGGCGGGGCCTAGACCACCCGGGGTGGAGCTTAGACCAGTGTGGGGCGTGGCCTAGGTCAGCTCGGGAGGAGCTTAAAGCACCGGGGATGGGACAGAGATCGTTTGGGGCGGGGCCTAGACCATCCGGGGATGGAGCTTAGACcagcgcggggcggggcctgggcccCCGCTCCGGAGGAGCTAGAGCATCTGGGACTGGGCTCTTGACTGTCCCGGCGGGAcagcggggtggggcgggggcggggccgggggtggCCTCCAGGCTCCCGTCTGACCGTCCCCCGCCCAGGCCTGAGCAACATCATCGGCGTGATCGTGTACATCTCGGCCAACGCGGGCGAGCCGGGCCCGAAGCGGGACGAGGAGAAGAAGAACCACTACTCGTATGGCTGGTCCTTCTACTTCGGCGGGCTGTCGTTCATCCTGGCCGAGGTGATCGGCGTGCTGGCCGTCAACATCTACATCGAGCGCAGCCGCGAGGCGCACTGCCAGTCTCGCTCGGACCTGCTCAAGGCCGGCGGGGGCGCGGGCGGCAGTGGCGGGAGCGGCCCCTCGGCCATCCTCCGTCTGCCCAGTTACCGCTTCCGCTACCGCCGCCGCTCCCGCTCTAGCTCCCGCTCCAGCGAGCCGTCGCCGTCGCGGGACGCGTCTCCCGGCGGCGCCGGGGGCCCGGGCTTCGCCTCCACGGACATCTCCATGTACACGCTCAGCCGCGACCCGTCTAAGGGCAGCGTGGCCGCGGGGCTGGCGGGGgccggcggtggcggcggcggcggcggcggcggcggcggggcgtaCGGCGGagcgggcgcgggcggcggcggggcgggcgccGAGCGGGACCGCGGGGGGGCGCCCGGCTTCCTCACGCTGCACAACGCCTTCCCCAAGGAGGCAGGCGGTGGCGTCACGGTCACGGTCACCGGGCCGCccgccgcgcccgcgcccgccccgcccgcgcccgccgcgCCTGCCCCCGGGACCCTGGCCAAAGAGGCCGCCGCCTCCAACACCAACACGCTCAACAGGAAAACCACGCCGGTGTAGGGGCGCGCGCCGGGGGGCGCCGAGGGGGCGTGTCCGGGGCGCGTGCGCGGGCGCGCGTGCAACGAGGCTGCCGAGGGGCGGgggcgcccctccctccccgcgaGCGCGCTGGAGACTGCTTGGCCTTCCCCCGCGCCCCGCGCTCGGATCGGGGACCCCCCCGAGGGAGGGGGCCGTTGGGAGGGGGCGTcgtgttttattttttggggggaggggggagggccgtGGAGTTTTTTTGCAGTtttgagatgttttctttttaatgttttgctgtgtgcatgtgggggcggggcggggggagggagggactcccagcccagcccaacTCCTGGAGAGGGGCCCATAACACACGAATATATAGTTATACctacaaactatatatatatgccctATGTAAAGAGGCAGAAAGGTAAAGAGAAGGCTTGCAGAAAGGCAAAGTAACAAGGAATGGACGTGGGCATTCATTCACTTTCTCATTCATTATTCCACAAgggtttattgagtgcctgctgtgtacCAGGAAGGTACTGGGGAGGGAACATAGCGGGCACAGAGAGTGACTCGTTCATTCATTATCCGAAATTTATTTGTATACTTAAGCACCAGACATTGTGCTGGATGCTGAGcctacagaaggaaggaagacagacagGGTTCCCCAATGTCCTCACTGAGTTTGCTGCTTGTGCAAGAGacaaacattaatcaaagaacTGTATATACAAACAGTAAGTTACAGTTAGAACACAGGAGAAATCTGAAATGCTTTGAAATGTTCTGTTAGGGAGGTGTAACCCAGTTTAAAAGGAAGGAATATTTTAGCTGACATTGAAAGGATGACAAGACACCAGCCGGTGAAGCTGGGGGAAGTGTCTCAGCCAGGGagcagcatatgcaaaggccctggggcaggaagagCTTCCAGGAGGGCTAAGCTGTAGTGAGCCTGGTGCAGATGGGACATGACAAAGCTGGAGATGTAGACAGCCAGACTGCCCAGGGACTTGTAAGGTTAGGTCAGGAGTTTGGATTTCATTCTGAGGGCAGCAGGAAGCCATGGAATGGCTTTAAGCAGGAGCATAATGTGAATAGGGTACAAAAGGGAGgcaggaaatcaaagaggagagtgAGGCAGAGGCAGGCTGAAATTCAGCATCAAACACAGGCACTGGCCCTTGAAACTCACATTCCTGGGAGGAAGCAAGTAATCACAAAATCCTAAAGCACAGGCAGGGTGTCTGGTGTGCAAGAGAAGCTTTGTGGGACTTAGACATttgtgtttcattcattcattaattcagccATTCACTCATTGACATTTCTGTGCCTCTGCTAACATACCAGGCAGTGTGTTGGGATCAGGATCCCCCGAAATGAAACAGACCCTACCCCTGCTGTGGAGGAGGAGTCGCCAAAAACTGTAATCTAAGCAGGGCGATGGGTGTTGTGACAGGGACCGTGATGGGCACCTTGAACAGAGAACACGGTGACCAAGCTCCAGCAGTGGGCTGTACTCAGGGAAACTTCCTGGAGAACCTAATGCCCAGCCTAAGTTTAAAAAGGATGTGTAGGAACCTGTCAAGTGATGAAGAGAGTGACTCAGGCAAAGGCCGGGGGAGTCACATAGTGTGCTGTCTTTGGGACAGGGTTCAAAGTTCTGGGACGCTGGAGGacagggttggggtgggaggtCAGGTCAGAGAAGCAGCTAGATAGCCAGAGTTAAAAGGTGCTGGAGTTCCAGGAGGAGGAGTTTGGGCTTTATTCTGAGGGTAGTGAGGAGAGACAGGAGAGTTTTGAGCagcagaagtccaggaccagatgtgAGTGTTGGAAGGAGCCACTCGGGGGAAGTGGCGAACAGGAGGCTGATGCTGTGGGATAGGGGAGAAGAGGGTGTCAGGTGAGCTGAGCAAGGGCCATGGGGGTGGAGGAGGACGGATTTGAAGGCCACTGAGCATGCAGAGGGGACGTTGCTTAGTGCATGTCCCTTCatttgctcagtaaatattgcctgtgtgccaggccctgtgcctgACATGCTGGGATTTGGAGATGCTCCagaccctgccctgccctctggggCTCCCAGTCTGGTGGGAAGACAGCCCCGGACGCAGATGACGAGGAAGTGGTTATTGGTGGTGCCAGGGGCTTTGGCAGCCTCTGTCCTGGTTATGTGAGGCAGCAGAAGGAGGGATGGAATCAGACTGGGTGTTGGGAGTTCCCCTCAGGGGCCCTGTGGGTGGACTAGAAACagggagagcctggagggcaggggacCAAGGAGGAATTCCCTGGAGGCAGTTTCAGGGAGAGTGGATAGAAAATGTGGGGGAAGGATTACAAAACAGAGGAGCACGGAATGTAGGGAAGCTAAATGGAgagacagggcagggagaggcagagtgagaagagACAAGTTGGGTAGGAGCGGGGATTCtttggtggaggagggggtggaaCTGTTTGGGGGAAGTGGATTCTAGAGTCCAAAGGCTCCGTATAGAGCAAGaaagagggggggtggggaggagtggagagatgggggaggggggaatgaagacactgagggtgacccagaggggacagggagaggggcagagtgcACAGGTCGGAGGAGGGACGTCTCAGAGACACACAAAATTACCCAGAGACGGAGAGGTGGGACCACAGAGAAAGATCCAGAGATC
This region includes:
- the CACNG8 gene encoding voltage-dependent calcium channel gamma-8 subunit; amino-acid sequence: MTIAISTDYWLYTRAFICNTTNLTASDDAQPHRGGGGSSEKKDPGGLTHSGLWRICCLEGLKRGVCVKINHFPEDTDYDHDSAEYLLRVVRASSIFPILSAILLLLGGVCVAASRVYKSKRNIILGAGILFVAAGLSNIIGVIVYISANAGEPGPKRDEEKKNHYSYGWSFYFGGLSFILAEVIGVLAVNIYIERSREAHCQSRSDLLKAGGGAGGSGGSGPSAILRLPSYRFRYRRRSRSSSRSSEPSPSRDASPGGAGGPGFASTDISMYTLSRDPSKGSVAAGLAGAGGGGGGGGGGGGAYGGAGAGGGGAGAERDRGGAPGFLTLHNAFPKEAGGGVTVTVTGPPAAPAPAPPAPAAPAPGTLAKEAAASNTNTLNRKTTPV